A single window of Stigmatopora nigra isolate UIUO_SnigA chromosome 22, RoL_Snig_1.1, whole genome shotgun sequence DNA harbors:
- the LOC144215592 gene encoding solute carrier family 13 member 1-like isoform X3 translates to MWGKLRSTMWNYRRVVFILLLPPLLLPLPIVIANKESCCAFVLLLMAIFWTTEVIPLPITAMFPGILFPALGIMTSAQVAMAFFKDFHFLLVGVSCLATSVQKWGLHRRLALRLVAAVGVNPAWLTLGFMSGCGFLSMWMNNTSAVTMVMPIVEAVLCQIQRVDDRSNEEPDQGHENHGLELSEVNVNTENETVGDEQNLPEETLSSSSSASSSVSEEADVTQQVACMTVPVKELMVGKAMCIGVAYASNIGGIATLPGTSVNLIFYEYLHQIYPDCNSINFGKWLALCLPISVISLFLTWAWLCWLFIDTDFRLLGQCDGDHSQRGKVTKKIIQEEYRALGPMSGQEQFTLVVFCLMILLWFTRAPGFIPGWASLIPHHSDYITDATVALALGILFFLVPAYGPSRKYESMISWAEFQAFMPWKVSLLVGGGFALAEGTKESGLSRWVSELLSPLGSLPPLATVTVACIIVTMVTELASNATTITIFLPILSPLAEGIRVNPLSVLIPATLCTSFSFLLPASNPPNAVVFAYGYFSIADMVKAGLGANVIGLPMVLLAVSTWGVPLFSLDRLPDWVPCFNATTP, encoded by the exons ATGTGGGGGAAATTACGCAGCACGATGTGGAATTATCGGCGTGTGGTCTTCATCTTGCTGTTGCCGCCACTGCTACTTCCTCTTCCTATAGTTATCGCCAACAAG GAGTCATGCTGTGCCTTTGTTCTTCTTCTGATGGCAATCTTCTGGACCACTGAGGTCATCCCGTTACCCATCACCGCCATGTTCCCCGGCATTCTTTTCCCCGCCTTGGGCATCATGACGTCAGCACAG GTGGCAATGGCATTCTTCAAGGACTTCCACTTCCTGTTGGTGGGTGTCAGCTGTCTGGCCACCTCCGTCCAAAAGTGGGGTCTCCATCGGAGGCTAGCCCTCAGACTAGTAGCTGCAGTGGGCGTCAATCCGGCTTGGTTGACTCTAGGCTTCATGTCAGGTTGTGGATTCCTGTCAATGTGGATGAACAACACCTCTGCCGTTACCATGGTTATGCCCATCGTGGAGGCTGTCCTCTGTCAGATCCAAAGAGTCGACGATAGGTCCAATGAGGAACCTGACCAGGGACACGAAAACCATGGCCTGGAACTAAGcg AGGTGAATGTTAACACAGAGAATGAAACTGTGGG GGATGAGCAGAATCTTCCAGAAGAaacattgtcatcatcatcatcagcatcatcatcGGTATCAGAAGAGGCAGATGTCacacag CAGGTGGCGTGTATGACAGTGCCCGTTAAGGAACTGATGGTGGGCAAGGCCATGTGTATTGGTGTGGCCTACGCATCCAATATCGGCGGCATTGCCACTTTGCCAGGAACTTCAGTCAATCTCATCTTCTACGAGTATCTTCATCA GATTTACCCAGATTGCAACAGCATCAACTTTGGCAAATGGCTTGCATTGTGTCTTCCTATTAGCGTGATATCATTGTTTCTTACTTGGGCATGGCTCTGCTGGCTCTTCATTGACACAGA CTTCCGGTTGTTAGGACAATGTGATGGAGACCACTCCCAGAGGGGGAAAGTGACTAAGAAAATTATCCAAGAAGAGTACAGAGCACTTGGACCCATGAG TGGTCAAGAGCAGTTCACACTGGTGGTCTTCTGCCTTATGATCCTATTGTGGTTCACCCGAGCTCCGGGATTCATTCCAGGATGGGCCTCCCTCATCCCTCA TCACTCCGACTACATAACCGATGCCACCGTGGCTCTGGCCCTGGGAATTCTCTTTTTCTTGGTGCCTGCTTACGGACCCTCacgaaaatatg agagtATGATCTCATGGGCAGAGTTCCAAGCATTTATGCCGTGGAAAGTGTCCCTTCTTGTGGGTGGAGGATTTGCTTTGGCCGAAGGTACTAAG GAGTCTGGTTTGTCCCGGTGGGTGTCTGAACTTTTGTCCCCTCTGGGCAGTCTCCCTCCGCTGGCCACAGTGACTGTGGCATGCATCATCGTCACCATGGTAACCGAGCTGGCCAGCAACGCCACTACTATCACCATATTCCTACCCATCCTTTCTCCACTG GCTGAAGGCATCCGTGTCAACCCACTGTCCGTGCTTATCCCAGCCACTTTGTGTACATCATTTTCCTTCCTCCTACCAGCATCCAATCCTCCTAATGCTGTGGTTTTTGCTTACGGATACTTCAGCATTGCAGACATG GTGAAGGCAGGCCTGGGGGCCAATGTGATAGGCCTTCCCATGGTGCTATTGGCAGTGAGTACGTGGGGTGTGCCTTTGTTCTCTCTGGATAGGCTTCCTGATTGGGTCCCCTGCTTCAATGCAACCACGCCCTAA
- the LOC144215592 gene encoding solute carrier family 13 member 1-like isoform X1, which translates to MWGKLRSTMWNYRRVVFILLLPPLLLPLPIVIANKESCCAFVLLLMAIFWTTEVIPLPITAMFPGILFPALGIMTSAQVAMAFFKDFHFLLVGVSCLATSVQKWGLHRRLALRLVAAVGVNPAWLTLGFMSGCGFLSMWMNNTSAVTMVMPIVEAVLCQIQRVDDRSNEEPDQGHENHGLELSEVNVNTENETVGDEQNLPEETLSSSSSASSSVSEEADVTQQVACMTVPVKELMVGKAMCIGVAYASNIGGIATLPGTSVNLIFYEYLHQIYPDCNSINFGKWLALCLPISVISLFLTWAWLCWLFIDTDFRLLGQCDGDHSQRGKVTKKIIQEEYRALGPMSGQEQFTLVVFCLMILLWFTRAPGFIPGWASLIPHHSDYITDATVALALGILFFLVPAYGPSRKYGKNTENLKIFKMGRMNIEHDVDGVFFPESMISWAEFQAFMPWKVSLLVGGGFALAEGTKESGLSRWVSELLSPLGSLPPLATVTVACIIVTMVTELASNATTITIFLPILSPLAEGIRVNPLSVLIPATLCTSFSFLLPASNPPNAVVFAYGYFSIADMVKAGLGANVIGLPMVLLAVSTWGVPLFSLDRLPDWVPCFNATTP; encoded by the exons ATGTGGGGGAAATTACGCAGCACGATGTGGAATTATCGGCGTGTGGTCTTCATCTTGCTGTTGCCGCCACTGCTACTTCCTCTTCCTATAGTTATCGCCAACAAG GAGTCATGCTGTGCCTTTGTTCTTCTTCTGATGGCAATCTTCTGGACCACTGAGGTCATCCCGTTACCCATCACCGCCATGTTCCCCGGCATTCTTTTCCCCGCCTTGGGCATCATGACGTCAGCACAG GTGGCAATGGCATTCTTCAAGGACTTCCACTTCCTGTTGGTGGGTGTCAGCTGTCTGGCCACCTCCGTCCAAAAGTGGGGTCTCCATCGGAGGCTAGCCCTCAGACTAGTAGCTGCAGTGGGCGTCAATCCGGCTTGGTTGACTCTAGGCTTCATGTCAGGTTGTGGATTCCTGTCAATGTGGATGAACAACACCTCTGCCGTTACCATGGTTATGCCCATCGTGGAGGCTGTCCTCTGTCAGATCCAAAGAGTCGACGATAGGTCCAATGAGGAACCTGACCAGGGACACGAAAACCATGGCCTGGAACTAAGcg AGGTGAATGTTAACACAGAGAATGAAACTGTGGG GGATGAGCAGAATCTTCCAGAAGAaacattgtcatcatcatcatcagcatcatcatcGGTATCAGAAGAGGCAGATGTCacacag CAGGTGGCGTGTATGACAGTGCCCGTTAAGGAACTGATGGTGGGCAAGGCCATGTGTATTGGTGTGGCCTACGCATCCAATATCGGCGGCATTGCCACTTTGCCAGGAACTTCAGTCAATCTCATCTTCTACGAGTATCTTCATCA GATTTACCCAGATTGCAACAGCATCAACTTTGGCAAATGGCTTGCATTGTGTCTTCCTATTAGCGTGATATCATTGTTTCTTACTTGGGCATGGCTCTGCTGGCTCTTCATTGACACAGA CTTCCGGTTGTTAGGACAATGTGATGGAGACCACTCCCAGAGGGGGAAAGTGACTAAGAAAATTATCCAAGAAGAGTACAGAGCACTTGGACCCATGAG TGGTCAAGAGCAGTTCACACTGGTGGTCTTCTGCCTTATGATCCTATTGTGGTTCACCCGAGCTCCGGGATTCATTCCAGGATGGGCCTCCCTCATCCCTCA TCACTCCGACTACATAACCGATGCCACCGTGGCTCTGGCCCTGGGAATTCTCTTTTTCTTGGTGCCTGCTTACGGACCCTCacgaaaatatggtaaaaatactgaaaatctaaaaatatttaaaatgggaaGGATGAATATTGAACATGACGTTgatggggttttttttccagagagtATGATCTCATGGGCAGAGTTCCAAGCATTTATGCCGTGGAAAGTGTCCCTTCTTGTGGGTGGAGGATTTGCTTTGGCCGAAGGTACTAAG GAGTCTGGTTTGTCCCGGTGGGTGTCTGAACTTTTGTCCCCTCTGGGCAGTCTCCCTCCGCTGGCCACAGTGACTGTGGCATGCATCATCGTCACCATGGTAACCGAGCTGGCCAGCAACGCCACTACTATCACCATATTCCTACCCATCCTTTCTCCACTG GCTGAAGGCATCCGTGTCAACCCACTGTCCGTGCTTATCCCAGCCACTTTGTGTACATCATTTTCCTTCCTCCTACCAGCATCCAATCCTCCTAATGCTGTGGTTTTTGCTTACGGATACTTCAGCATTGCAGACATG GTGAAGGCAGGCCTGGGGGCCAATGTGATAGGCCTTCCCATGGTGCTATTGGCAGTGAGTACGTGGGGTGTGCCTTTGTTCTCTCTGGATAGGCTTCCTGATTGGGTCCCCTGCTTCAATGCAACCACGCCCTAA
- the LOC144215592 gene encoding solute carrier family 13 member 1-like isoform X5, protein MWGKLRSTMWNYRRVVFILLLPPLLLPLPIVIANKESCCAFVLLLMAIFWTTEVIPLPITAMFPGILFPALGIMTSAQVAMAFFKDFHFLLVGVSCLATSVQKWGLHRRLALRLVAAVGVNPAWLTLGFMSGCGFLSMWMNNTSAVTMVMPIVEAVLCQIQRVDDRSNEEPDQGHENHGLELSEVNVNTENETVGDEQNLPEETLSSSSSASSSVSEEADVTQQVACMTVPVKELMVGKAMCIGVAYASNIGGIATLPGTSVNLIFYEYLHQIYPDCNSINFGKWLALCLPISVISLFLTWAWLCWLFIDTDFRLLGQCDGDHSQRGKVTKKIIQEEYRALGPMSGQEQFTLVVFCLMILLWFTRAPGFIPGWASLIPHHSDYITDATVALALGILFFLVPAYGPSRKYESMISWAEFQAFMPWKVSLLVGGGFALAEGTKESGLSRWVSELLSPLGSLPPLATVTVACIIVTMAEGIRVNPLSVLIPATLCTSFSFLLPASNPPNAVVFAYGYFSIADMVKAGLGANVIGLPMVLLAVSTWGVPLFSLDRLPDWVPCFNATTP, encoded by the exons ATGTGGGGGAAATTACGCAGCACGATGTGGAATTATCGGCGTGTGGTCTTCATCTTGCTGTTGCCGCCACTGCTACTTCCTCTTCCTATAGTTATCGCCAACAAG GAGTCATGCTGTGCCTTTGTTCTTCTTCTGATGGCAATCTTCTGGACCACTGAGGTCATCCCGTTACCCATCACCGCCATGTTCCCCGGCATTCTTTTCCCCGCCTTGGGCATCATGACGTCAGCACAG GTGGCAATGGCATTCTTCAAGGACTTCCACTTCCTGTTGGTGGGTGTCAGCTGTCTGGCCACCTCCGTCCAAAAGTGGGGTCTCCATCGGAGGCTAGCCCTCAGACTAGTAGCTGCAGTGGGCGTCAATCCGGCTTGGTTGACTCTAGGCTTCATGTCAGGTTGTGGATTCCTGTCAATGTGGATGAACAACACCTCTGCCGTTACCATGGTTATGCCCATCGTGGAGGCTGTCCTCTGTCAGATCCAAAGAGTCGACGATAGGTCCAATGAGGAACCTGACCAGGGACACGAAAACCATGGCCTGGAACTAAGcg AGGTGAATGTTAACACAGAGAATGAAACTGTGGG GGATGAGCAGAATCTTCCAGAAGAaacattgtcatcatcatcatcagcatcatcatcGGTATCAGAAGAGGCAGATGTCacacag CAGGTGGCGTGTATGACAGTGCCCGTTAAGGAACTGATGGTGGGCAAGGCCATGTGTATTGGTGTGGCCTACGCATCCAATATCGGCGGCATTGCCACTTTGCCAGGAACTTCAGTCAATCTCATCTTCTACGAGTATCTTCATCA GATTTACCCAGATTGCAACAGCATCAACTTTGGCAAATGGCTTGCATTGTGTCTTCCTATTAGCGTGATATCATTGTTTCTTACTTGGGCATGGCTCTGCTGGCTCTTCATTGACACAGA CTTCCGGTTGTTAGGACAATGTGATGGAGACCACTCCCAGAGGGGGAAAGTGACTAAGAAAATTATCCAAGAAGAGTACAGAGCACTTGGACCCATGAG TGGTCAAGAGCAGTTCACACTGGTGGTCTTCTGCCTTATGATCCTATTGTGGTTCACCCGAGCTCCGGGATTCATTCCAGGATGGGCCTCCCTCATCCCTCA TCACTCCGACTACATAACCGATGCCACCGTGGCTCTGGCCCTGGGAATTCTCTTTTTCTTGGTGCCTGCTTACGGACCCTCacgaaaatatg agagtATGATCTCATGGGCAGAGTTCCAAGCATTTATGCCGTGGAAAGTGTCCCTTCTTGTGGGTGGAGGATTTGCTTTGGCCGAAGGTACTAAG GAGTCTGGTTTGTCCCGGTGGGTGTCTGAACTTTTGTCCCCTCTGGGCAGTCTCCCTCCGCTGGCCACAGTGACTGTGGCATGCATCATCGTCACCATG GCTGAAGGCATCCGTGTCAACCCACTGTCCGTGCTTATCCCAGCCACTTTGTGTACATCATTTTCCTTCCTCCTACCAGCATCCAATCCTCCTAATGCTGTGGTTTTTGCTTACGGATACTTCAGCATTGCAGACATG GTGAAGGCAGGCCTGGGGGCCAATGTGATAGGCCTTCCCATGGTGCTATTGGCAGTGAGTACGTGGGGTGTGCCTTTGTTCTCTCTGGATAGGCTTCCTGATTGGGTCCCCTGCTTCAATGCAACCACGCCCTAA
- the LOC144215592 gene encoding solute carrier family 13 member 1-like isoform X4, whose translation MWGKLRSTMWNYRRVVFILLLPPLLLPLPIVIANKESCCAFVLLLMAIFWTTEVIPLPITAMFPGILFPALGIMTSAQIKGKIPVFVASCGFLSMWMNNTSAVTMVMPIVEAVLCQIQRVDDRSNEEPDQGHENHGLELSEVNVNTENETVGDEQNLPEETLSSSSSASSSVSEEADVTQQVACMTVPVKELMVGKAMCIGVAYASNIGGIATLPGTSVNLIFYEYLHQIYPDCNSINFGKWLALCLPISVISLFLTWAWLCWLFIDTDFRLLGQCDGDHSQRGKVTKKIIQEEYRALGPMSGQEQFTLVVFCLMILLWFTRAPGFIPGWASLIPHHSDYITDATVALALGILFFLVPAYGPSRKYGKNTENLKIFKMGRMNIEHDVDGVFFPESMISWAEFQAFMPWKVSLLVGGGFALAEGTKESGLSRWVSELLSPLGSLPPLATVTVACIIVTMVTELASNATTITIFLPILSPLAEGIRVNPLSVLIPATLCTSFSFLLPASNPPNAVVFAYGYFSIADMVKAGLGANVIGLPMVLLAVSTWGVPLFSLDRLPDWVPCFNATTP comes from the exons ATGTGGGGGAAATTACGCAGCACGATGTGGAATTATCGGCGTGTGGTCTTCATCTTGCTGTTGCCGCCACTGCTACTTCCTCTTCCTATAGTTATCGCCAACAAG GAGTCATGCTGTGCCTTTGTTCTTCTTCTGATGGCAATCTTCTGGACCACTGAGGTCATCCCGTTACCCATCACCGCCATGTTCCCCGGCATTCTTTTCCCCGCCTTGGGCATCATGACGTCAGCACAG atAAAAGGAAAAATCCCCGTCTTCGTAGcaa GTTGTGGATTCCTGTCAATGTGGATGAACAACACCTCTGCCGTTACCATGGTTATGCCCATCGTGGAGGCTGTCCTCTGTCAGATCCAAAGAGTCGACGATAGGTCCAATGAGGAACCTGACCAGGGACACGAAAACCATGGCCTGGAACTAAGcg AGGTGAATGTTAACACAGAGAATGAAACTGTGGG GGATGAGCAGAATCTTCCAGAAGAaacattgtcatcatcatcatcagcatcatcatcGGTATCAGAAGAGGCAGATGTCacacag CAGGTGGCGTGTATGACAGTGCCCGTTAAGGAACTGATGGTGGGCAAGGCCATGTGTATTGGTGTGGCCTACGCATCCAATATCGGCGGCATTGCCACTTTGCCAGGAACTTCAGTCAATCTCATCTTCTACGAGTATCTTCATCA GATTTACCCAGATTGCAACAGCATCAACTTTGGCAAATGGCTTGCATTGTGTCTTCCTATTAGCGTGATATCATTGTTTCTTACTTGGGCATGGCTCTGCTGGCTCTTCATTGACACAGA CTTCCGGTTGTTAGGACAATGTGATGGAGACCACTCCCAGAGGGGGAAAGTGACTAAGAAAATTATCCAAGAAGAGTACAGAGCACTTGGACCCATGAG TGGTCAAGAGCAGTTCACACTGGTGGTCTTCTGCCTTATGATCCTATTGTGGTTCACCCGAGCTCCGGGATTCATTCCAGGATGGGCCTCCCTCATCCCTCA TCACTCCGACTACATAACCGATGCCACCGTGGCTCTGGCCCTGGGAATTCTCTTTTTCTTGGTGCCTGCTTACGGACCCTCacgaaaatatggtaaaaatactgaaaatctaaaaatatttaaaatgggaaGGATGAATATTGAACATGACGTTgatggggttttttttccagagagtATGATCTCATGGGCAGAGTTCCAAGCATTTATGCCGTGGAAAGTGTCCCTTCTTGTGGGTGGAGGATTTGCTTTGGCCGAAGGTACTAAG GAGTCTGGTTTGTCCCGGTGGGTGTCTGAACTTTTGTCCCCTCTGGGCAGTCTCCCTCCGCTGGCCACAGTGACTGTGGCATGCATCATCGTCACCATGGTAACCGAGCTGGCCAGCAACGCCACTACTATCACCATATTCCTACCCATCCTTTCTCCACTG GCTGAAGGCATCCGTGTCAACCCACTGTCCGTGCTTATCCCAGCCACTTTGTGTACATCATTTTCCTTCCTCCTACCAGCATCCAATCCTCCTAATGCTGTGGTTTTTGCTTACGGATACTTCAGCATTGCAGACATG GTGAAGGCAGGCCTGGGGGCCAATGTGATAGGCCTTCCCATGGTGCTATTGGCAGTGAGTACGTGGGGTGTGCCTTTGTTCTCTCTGGATAGGCTTCCTGATTGGGTCCCCTGCTTCAATGCAACCACGCCCTAA
- the LOC144215592 gene encoding solute carrier family 13 member 1-like isoform X2, with product MWGKLRSTMWNYRRVVFILLLPPLLLPLPIVIANKESCCAFVLLLMAIFWTTEVIPLPITAMFPGILFPALGIMTSAQVAMAFFKDFHFLLVGVSCLATSVQKWGLHRRLALRLVAAVGVNPAWLTLGFMSGCGFLSMWMNNTSAVTMVMPIVEAVLCQIQRVDDRSNEEPDQGHENHGLELSEVNVNTENETVGDEQNLPEETLSSSSSASSSVSEEADVTQVACMTVPVKELMVGKAMCIGVAYASNIGGIATLPGTSVNLIFYEYLHQIYPDCNSINFGKWLALCLPISVISLFLTWAWLCWLFIDTDFRLLGQCDGDHSQRGKVTKKIIQEEYRALGPMSGQEQFTLVVFCLMILLWFTRAPGFIPGWASLIPHHSDYITDATVALALGILFFLVPAYGPSRKYGKNTENLKIFKMGRMNIEHDVDGVFFPESMISWAEFQAFMPWKVSLLVGGGFALAEGTKESGLSRWVSELLSPLGSLPPLATVTVACIIVTMVTELASNATTITIFLPILSPLAEGIRVNPLSVLIPATLCTSFSFLLPASNPPNAVVFAYGYFSIADMVKAGLGANVIGLPMVLLAVSTWGVPLFSLDRLPDWVPCFNATTP from the exons ATGTGGGGGAAATTACGCAGCACGATGTGGAATTATCGGCGTGTGGTCTTCATCTTGCTGTTGCCGCCACTGCTACTTCCTCTTCCTATAGTTATCGCCAACAAG GAGTCATGCTGTGCCTTTGTTCTTCTTCTGATGGCAATCTTCTGGACCACTGAGGTCATCCCGTTACCCATCACCGCCATGTTCCCCGGCATTCTTTTCCCCGCCTTGGGCATCATGACGTCAGCACAG GTGGCAATGGCATTCTTCAAGGACTTCCACTTCCTGTTGGTGGGTGTCAGCTGTCTGGCCACCTCCGTCCAAAAGTGGGGTCTCCATCGGAGGCTAGCCCTCAGACTAGTAGCTGCAGTGGGCGTCAATCCGGCTTGGTTGACTCTAGGCTTCATGTCAGGTTGTGGATTCCTGTCAATGTGGATGAACAACACCTCTGCCGTTACCATGGTTATGCCCATCGTGGAGGCTGTCCTCTGTCAGATCCAAAGAGTCGACGATAGGTCCAATGAGGAACCTGACCAGGGACACGAAAACCATGGCCTGGAACTAAGcg AGGTGAATGTTAACACAGAGAATGAAACTGTGGG GGATGAGCAGAATCTTCCAGAAGAaacattgtcatcatcatcatcagcatcatcatcGGTATCAGAAGAGGCAGATGTCacacag GTGGCGTGTATGACAGTGCCCGTTAAGGAACTGATGGTGGGCAAGGCCATGTGTATTGGTGTGGCCTACGCATCCAATATCGGCGGCATTGCCACTTTGCCAGGAACTTCAGTCAATCTCATCTTCTACGAGTATCTTCATCA GATTTACCCAGATTGCAACAGCATCAACTTTGGCAAATGGCTTGCATTGTGTCTTCCTATTAGCGTGATATCATTGTTTCTTACTTGGGCATGGCTCTGCTGGCTCTTCATTGACACAGA CTTCCGGTTGTTAGGACAATGTGATGGAGACCACTCCCAGAGGGGGAAAGTGACTAAGAAAATTATCCAAGAAGAGTACAGAGCACTTGGACCCATGAG TGGTCAAGAGCAGTTCACACTGGTGGTCTTCTGCCTTATGATCCTATTGTGGTTCACCCGAGCTCCGGGATTCATTCCAGGATGGGCCTCCCTCATCCCTCA TCACTCCGACTACATAACCGATGCCACCGTGGCTCTGGCCCTGGGAATTCTCTTTTTCTTGGTGCCTGCTTACGGACCCTCacgaaaatatggtaaaaatactgaaaatctaaaaatatttaaaatgggaaGGATGAATATTGAACATGACGTTgatggggttttttttccagagagtATGATCTCATGGGCAGAGTTCCAAGCATTTATGCCGTGGAAAGTGTCCCTTCTTGTGGGTGGAGGATTTGCTTTGGCCGAAGGTACTAAG GAGTCTGGTTTGTCCCGGTGGGTGTCTGAACTTTTGTCCCCTCTGGGCAGTCTCCCTCCGCTGGCCACAGTGACTGTGGCATGCATCATCGTCACCATGGTAACCGAGCTGGCCAGCAACGCCACTACTATCACCATATTCCTACCCATCCTTTCTCCACTG GCTGAAGGCATCCGTGTCAACCCACTGTCCGTGCTTATCCCAGCCACTTTGTGTACATCATTTTCCTTCCTCCTACCAGCATCCAATCCTCCTAATGCTGTGGTTTTTGCTTACGGATACTTCAGCATTGCAGACATG GTGAAGGCAGGCCTGGGGGCCAATGTGATAGGCCTTCCCATGGTGCTATTGGCAGTGAGTACGTGGGGTGTGCCTTTGTTCTCTCTGGATAGGCTTCCTGATTGGGTCCCCTGCTTCAATGCAACCACGCCCTAA
- the LOC144215592 gene encoding solute carrier family 13 member 1-like isoform X6, whose protein sequence is MLVCTGGNGILQGLPLPVGCGFLSMWMNNTSAVTMVMPIVEAVLCQIQRVDDRSNEEPDQGHENHGLELSEVNVNTENETVGDEQNLPEETLSSSSSASSSVSEEADVTQQVACMTVPVKELMVGKAMCIGVAYASNIGGIATLPGTSVNLIFYEYLHQIYPDCNSINFGKWLALCLPISVISLFLTWAWLCWLFIDTDFRLLGQCDGDHSQRGKVTKKIIQEEYRALGPMSGQEQFTLVVFCLMILLWFTRAPGFIPGWASLIPHHSDYITDATVALALGILFFLVPAYGPSRKYGKNTENLKIFKMGRMNIEHDVDGVFFPESMISWAEFQAFMPWKVSLLVGGGFALAEGTKESGLSRWVSELLSPLGSLPPLATVTVACIIVTMVTELASNATTITIFLPILSPLAEGIRVNPLSVLIPATLCTSFSFLLPASNPPNAVVFAYGYFSIADMVKAGLGANVIGLPMVLLAVSTWGVPLFSLDRLPDWVPCFNATTP, encoded by the exons ATGCTTGTTTGTACAGGTGGCAATGGCATTCTTCAAGGACTTCCACTTCCTGTTG GTTGTGGATTCCTGTCAATGTGGATGAACAACACCTCTGCCGTTACCATGGTTATGCCCATCGTGGAGGCTGTCCTCTGTCAGATCCAAAGAGTCGACGATAGGTCCAATGAGGAACCTGACCAGGGACACGAAAACCATGGCCTGGAACTAAGcg AGGTGAATGTTAACACAGAGAATGAAACTGTGGG GGATGAGCAGAATCTTCCAGAAGAaacattgtcatcatcatcatcagcatcatcatcGGTATCAGAAGAGGCAGATGTCacacag CAGGTGGCGTGTATGACAGTGCCCGTTAAGGAACTGATGGTGGGCAAGGCCATGTGTATTGGTGTGGCCTACGCATCCAATATCGGCGGCATTGCCACTTTGCCAGGAACTTCAGTCAATCTCATCTTCTACGAGTATCTTCATCA GATTTACCCAGATTGCAACAGCATCAACTTTGGCAAATGGCTTGCATTGTGTCTTCCTATTAGCGTGATATCATTGTTTCTTACTTGGGCATGGCTCTGCTGGCTCTTCATTGACACAGA CTTCCGGTTGTTAGGACAATGTGATGGAGACCACTCCCAGAGGGGGAAAGTGACTAAGAAAATTATCCAAGAAGAGTACAGAGCACTTGGACCCATGAG TGGTCAAGAGCAGTTCACACTGGTGGTCTTCTGCCTTATGATCCTATTGTGGTTCACCCGAGCTCCGGGATTCATTCCAGGATGGGCCTCCCTCATCCCTCA TCACTCCGACTACATAACCGATGCCACCGTGGCTCTGGCCCTGGGAATTCTCTTTTTCTTGGTGCCTGCTTACGGACCCTCacgaaaatatggtaaaaatactgaaaatctaaaaatatttaaaatgggaaGGATGAATATTGAACATGACGTTgatggggttttttttccagagagtATGATCTCATGGGCAGAGTTCCAAGCATTTATGCCGTGGAAAGTGTCCCTTCTTGTGGGTGGAGGATTTGCTTTGGCCGAAGGTACTAAG GAGTCTGGTTTGTCCCGGTGGGTGTCTGAACTTTTGTCCCCTCTGGGCAGTCTCCCTCCGCTGGCCACAGTGACTGTGGCATGCATCATCGTCACCATGGTAACCGAGCTGGCCAGCAACGCCACTACTATCACCATATTCCTACCCATCCTTTCTCCACTG GCTGAAGGCATCCGTGTCAACCCACTGTCCGTGCTTATCCCAGCCACTTTGTGTACATCATTTTCCTTCCTCCTACCAGCATCCAATCCTCCTAATGCTGTGGTTTTTGCTTACGGATACTTCAGCATTGCAGACATG GTGAAGGCAGGCCTGGGGGCCAATGTGATAGGCCTTCCCATGGTGCTATTGGCAGTGAGTACGTGGGGTGTGCCTTTGTTCTCTCTGGATAGGCTTCCTGATTGGGTCCCCTGCTTCAATGCAACCACGCCCTAA